The DNA region gtggaacagaaggtattagccatgaattttctgcccccatcactccacagcagaatggaatagttgaaaggaaaaatagaactctccaggaatcagctagagtaatgttacatgctaagaagattccgcaccagttctgggctgaagctatgagtactgcctgttacatacataatagagtcaccatcagggcagggacatcctctacacagtatgagctatggaaaggtagaaagccgtatgtaaaatactttcacatatttggaagtaaatgttatattcttgcagaccgtgatcctaagaggaagcttgatcctagaagtgatgaaggaattttcatggggtattctatgaacagcaaagcttatagagtttttaactctcgcacaaggaccatgatggaatctgtgaatgtgactgtggatgatgaaccaagcaagaaggaagaaacagttttgaatgaaaatgatgatggtgctgatgttccagccgatgcttcagcaaccgccctcgacaatgagtcagaaacaagtgctgatgaaaaggaaaacaaagatatcacatcaaacaaagctccatcaatcagggttcagaagaatcatcctcaagaaaacattaaggggtgactaccagatccagaagtatgattgctcacagttgtttcatctctaagatagaacccaagaatgtaaatgaagctctcactgatgaatactggataaatgctatgcaagaggagctagagcagttcaggagaaatgaagtatgggagttagtgcctaggcctgaagaagtaaacatcattggcactaagtggatattcaagaacaaatcagatgaaactggaacagtcacaaggaataaagcaaggctagtggctcaaggatatactcagatagaaggagttgattttgatgaaacctttgctccagtagctagactggaatctataagactcttgttaggtgttgcttgtctcttgaagttcagactttatcagatggatgtgaagagtgcttttctgaatggctatttgagtgaagaagtatatgttgaacaacctaaagggtttatagatccacatcatccagatcatgtgtacaaactGAGGAAAGCattgtatggcttgaagcaagcacctagggcttggtatgaaaggttaactgaattccttgtaagcaatggttacagtaagggtggaattgataaaactctgtttgtgaagaatgacaaaggtaagctcatgatagcacagatttatgtggatgacattgtctttggaggaatgtcgaactcaatggtggagcatttcgtccaacaaatgaaatctgaatttgagatgagcctagttggtgaattgaactattttctaggactacaagtgaaacaaatggaggattctatgttcatatcacagagtaagtatgctaaagggctagtcaagaagtttggccttgagaaggctggtcacaagagaactcctgctgctacacacatcaaactttccaaggatgaacagggggaagatgttgatcaaagtctctatagaagcatgattggtagcttgttgtatctcactgctagcagaccagacatcacatTTGCTGTCGGAGTTTGTGCTAGGTATCAGGCAGCTCCTAAAgccagtcatctgctacaagtcaagagaattatcaagtacatcaatggcacaagtgactatggtattctctatactcatgatacaaattcctctttagttggattctgtgatgcagattgggcaggtagtgcagatgatcgaaagagcacatccggtggatgtttcttcctagggaataatttgatttcatggtttagcaagaagcagaattgtgtctcattgtctacagctgaagcagaatatattgcagcaggaagtagttgtacacaactcatgtggatgaagcaaatgctaaaggagtatgatgttgaacaggatgtcatgacattgtactgcgacaatctcagtgcaattaatatttctaagaatcccatacaacatagcaggaccaagcatattgacattagacataattttattagagacttggtggaagataaaattgttaatttggatcatgttacaactgacaagcaattggctgatattttcacaaaaccccttgatgcaatcacttttgaaaaattaagaggaagtctagggatttgtctttctgatgcatagcaattagcatgccccagtgtgttaacggctagtttattcttggtcagcactaactgccgttgtgacatcagcagagagaaagttacttcatggttcacttatcctataactacctccaacgggcaaattgtgttatctcaaccgcttgtgcatctatcttcttccagTCATATCGTCTCTCATTTGCAATTCTATTTCGTTGTTCTGTACTTTGTTTGTAATTGCTttcgattcatcatgtctcaaagttcaggaaagaaggaatctgtcaaggccaagattgaaagaactgctaaaggagtcaagtgtatgggtttgaagagtgattcttctcaaccatcttctgtgcCCAAgaaagctctcaagaagatgagatcaagaaacccaacgtgtaaggtctacaaatcacaggtcaagaatagcaaagccccaaatgttcctatccttgaggatgttcctgacgaagaggaaatcaatgatgaagattctcctgtgaaatcaccccctgatgttgtgccagatgttgagacatctgggtctTTGGAAAGGTCTACTCAAGAAAATTCGGGAAaagattccacttctcatgaagattcaggtggtgccacccagcctgatatctctgtatcatcctcttcaaaggatgctgatccaaagaatgatAACTCTGCGGGTATCAATTCTGAAGAACCAATCCAGGATCCCgcctctgttcagaacatctctaatgatgcttctgatgatgttcctatgactgagacctttgctgatagtgttgctgcgaggatgaagaagaaaagaaggatttcttctcctgaagtcactcctactccatcaaagaaatccagacaggtcagtgtgaagagtaagggaaagcaaaaggaagacaagactcccactgagaagaagaagaggaagattccagttgaagttgaagacactgagtcagatgttgaagttggTATCCaagacattcgatcttctgagaaaaagaagttttctggtaagcgtattcctcagaatgttcctgctgttcctattgatagagtgtctttccacttagaagagaatgttcagaagtggaagtttgtttgcaagaggagaatggccaaggaaagggaagttggttcggatgttcttgaatgcagagatgtaatTACACTAATTgggaaagcaggtctgatgaagactattcagaatgttggaaggtgctatgagaagcttgtgagagagttcttggtgaatctctctgttgatgtaggACTTCCTGAcagtgcagaattcaggaaagtctatgtgagggctgaatgtgtgatgtttTCACCTGCTGttatcaatcaagcacttgacagaagtgctattgaatttgttgatgaagaagtgtccatggatgatgttgccaaggagcttactgcaggtcatgtgaagaagtggcccagcaagaagttgttgtctactggaaatctcagtgtgaagtatgctattcttaacaggattggtgctgtgaattgggttcctactcagcatacctctggtgtttctgcaacgcttgccaagttgatctacaggattggcaagtctattgcatTTTATTTTGGAACTTTCGTGTTTGAGcaaacattgaagcatgctgatacttgtgctgtgaagctgcctgtttcatttccttccctTATCTCTGAGAtcattctgaagcaacatcctcagattctcagggctgatgatgtggctatgtctcgtggagttccaatcactttggatcaacgtttgtttctgGAGCCACATGTGCTAGACATTGCTTTACcaaccagcagaacatctgctcctccagtgactgaatctggcactcaggccataattgctgaattacaggaagtttccaaggctttgcaggagacaatcagggtgagcactgccaggaagctcaaagttgatgctTTGCTACTCCAGCTGCAGGAAGATGAACGCCAAGGTGGTGAACAaagtgctgctgctacagctgctcagaaagcgggtaatgaagaggaggaaggatctgaagaaagTGCAGACGAGTCTGGGGAGGAGTCCGGTTCTGAAGCCTAGTTTGCTTTGTTCTTTTGCTATTgtcttttgttttttggtgcaccctttgcaaatttgtgctaaaaagggggagtaggtCAGAAAGGTCAGAAGTCTGTGATTTCCGAAGTTTGTGTATAGTGTTCAGATGTTTGagttttcagaagtttgtgaagacctatgtttctactgtgaagttttgctgtgaagttgcttctgaTTGTGTTAGctctgatagtgttagctttggtttgtttaatttgaagactAGTTCAAGatcatggctatgtttgtttcaagaggCATTTTCTGTTAGCAGTATTTCTGATAGCTTATGTGTTGCTAACTTCTGATAGCAGTAGTTCTGAAACGATGCATCTGATTAGCAGTATTTCTGACAGCTTATGTGTTGCCAACTTCTGAAGGCAGTACTTCTGAAACGTTACTTCTGATAGTAGTACTTCTGATCATGTGCTGCcagcttctgatggtagtatttctgatactATGATGTTCAAGCTAttctattttggtgtcatcatgtgctGAAGCTGTTTGTACTTCTGGTTTTGTGTTTGTAAGTATTTTTGTTCCGACTATGCCTTGTGAAGTATGATAGTTGGTTGTGGAGTTGCATTAgttgagggggagctctgactaagggggagaattgtttctcttgtttttatcctctctgattgtgagttgttttagacaaaatttgacaaagggggagattgttggaacatgttgccatgcattttgtcaaaacaaccaattgtcgaagcagatgccgtggcatctgacctcgtgaagctagggcatcagtcctcagtttgtgtttctgttgtgggccctctgaagatttactgaagatatgtttttgagttacttgaggagcaagtagctattccagaagggtttatttgttgggttgttatttgttgaaacaatctttgttaaaagattggtttctatctttacttgtgcaataagaaaccgaatctatcaagattgcgttttgaattgttgttactgcaatctgtttcttcagcccgtgccaaccctaaagcccatgctaccgctgctgaagtctataaaaggatgaagacctgaAACATGAAGgggtcgaagctgatagagagagatcgagtgttttaggatttgttgttgtgctttgtcctttgttggttgtgaatctgtctttgctcactgattctataaagcaaagagagattctgtgtgtttgattgcattcaaactctacttgttcattgtgtttaccaatcactgtggcagtgattgagaggaagtgagaggggctctcatacttaggttgagattctaagtagaaatacactgggtagattaggaagtgaactatgaactgagttgttcatgagtgtctgtaattcctgaatcttgagatagtggatttcctttctttgggtgcaaaccctccagacgtaggtgaaagttttcactgaactgggttaacaattactgtgtgttattgtttctgttgttaagttttgttttactgttaagcggttgtcgtacctcttgtcccagcatcgtgcagaacaatcgtatcagagggaacctgaatttcaattaccactacgccaaaaccaagtggtatcagagccaggtcccgtgttcgaatcccacggaaggcatgctgtgcagctagtttggctggcaggtgctggggggggattgttgggtccaggtgggccagcatcctgcctgcaggtagcattcgaaatgGGGCgttgtctgctacgctataagaaataacgttgcgccctcactaataccaattggttttggcgtagtggtaagcgcgtgatcctacaccattgttttatttaaaaacgtttatcagagtttaaaaacatatcaagggagtattacacttcttcacgaaaactcattaaaattaacactgattgtgtttgaaaatttataagttcatatgcttttcaaagaatgaattatttctgccaatgaaatttctaaaccagtaagataatcctaagatgcataaaatcacttatttaaataggtttatcttccatgatattccaataaaattcatcatactcagaacttaatttcataagcacttcggccatcaacagtacgacatcgtcataatttagaaaattattcaacaacttccataaggagaggttataaaatcctctcaacaaaagtgtaaaagtaacgtaaaatatctacccagtgttacattacagagcaagacacttattttataataataataataataataataataataataataataacataagctaagactctccgaagctactcctcatgagccacatctctacctccagtacctgagcgatgtcgcatagaacatcattccaacagaagggtaagaacttacattatataaaatataacataacaaagggcaagtaaacaattcagatcctgctttataaactcttcacattgtctttaaaatctgagtgattataatattttctctcaagacagtttcacaattcttattaatgtttcggaaaattataagcttaaagaagaataataattcgacattaccacaacagcaaaacaattcaccaacaaatcaccaaacacataaaatcactgaaaacgtgaaacttagtgtgtgagactctaatgtatgcatgtggtaccaattgttaaccttagcggtatcaccccgtccactccagacagttaaccaccaatgaagtccacgccagacttccagaaccactccagttctgggacaaacctcagtttttcgatgaaaaccgacacgttgcctcttgactaaatgaagtgtatttcgtgcaaaaactcataaattaaaacatgcaatttgagaccactccaaccccaaatatataacatattttctcaccaaattccataacggaaatcacaccaaaattgcacaaaataacacttcaatatagtTATCAAATCTTTCACTATTCCACCAACAtactagcaacacaaaatcatcaaatgtttcACATCAATTAccagaatcagtttcagaatcaatcccagaaataagcagaaacatagcaaacttgcatataatcctggtactaaatgagcagtccaaaaattatgaaaattttaccaaacatagacttatacgttagctttcatataaaattggtttcacccaatttggaattctgtaaagagagttatgctctctacagcacaggctgttagggtgtctgcgagcagaaacagagtgaacttgcagataattctggtattgaaccagcgatccaaaaattatgaaaatattactcAATATAATCCTATGAGTTatctttcatacaaaattagtttcactcaattcggaattctttagagagagttatgctctctacaacacaggctgctagggtgtctgcgggcagaaacagaatgaacttgcaactgattctggtattgaaccagcaatctaaaaattatgaaaatattacccaacatagccctatgagttagctttcatacaaaattggtttcactcaatttggaattctatagagagagttatgctctctacaacacaggatGTTAGGGTATCAGCGGgcaaaacagaacagaacccaattttccccggaacctcaatttcgctcaaaatcaattttgctcaccacatgttaacactcaacacagtctctcagttctgaattttcaaagaagatgggggtttcttcatgttaaactcaacctctgttattctacaattgtcaaggtaaattcaaacccttaccttctatgacaccAGTACAAAGCCCCcttgacccttttcttcttgaagatcaaattctaggtcttctccaccttttctcctctccttcacctttcacgtgtttctctgtcctgctgcttctctaatcctaattttctgatttatctctttttaattctctcataacccttaaataatcttacaatgggccccactcccaactactcacttaaaacctaaaacccttatttctctatatcacataataacttaattatctaataaaatcacttgatgaccttatcatctaattaaatcacataatcacataatcatctaattaaatcgcataaattatcaaaataccatatagcataataataattaagataaaataataaataacataataaCAAAAAGTTGGGTGTTACACCAAACGAGGCTTTCAAAGGTGGCCAACCCTTCAAATCATTTATCAATTGTTGGAAACTTTGTGGGGGCTTTATTTGGAGCTTCTATAGGCCTAAAAGAAGGGTCTATCTTCTTCTTTGCTATTGGTTTGCCTCATTACACTGTGTTGTTTGTTACTCTCTACCAGAGACTTCCCACAAATGAGACCCTCCCTAAAGAGCTCTATCCAGTGTTCTTTCTCTTTGTTGCAGCACCTAGTGTTGCTTCTATGGCTTGGGCTAAGATTCAGGGCTCTTTCGATTATGGATCGCGAATAGCCTATTTCATCACCCTTTTCCTTTATTTCTCGCAGGtaagtttttatttattgttgtttAGCTTTCATATGTAGTTGAGATTTTCAGCCCATATCACTTTGACTCGTCTGTAGTTTGTAGGCTCTTTCTAATATGAGAATCACTTAATAGTTTCATATGCTTTTGCAGGCTGTCCGGATCAATTTTTTCAGAGGATTCAAGTAAGTTTCATCTCGATAATCTCTTATATTGTCTAGTGCATGTTTAAAAATCCTTTTACAGTTGATTCTAACATCCGAATTAAATCTCTAGAGAAACTACTCAAAATTTATTATGAGTAAATAGAAGTTGAGTGAAACATGTTATTACTCAATTTTTCTATAATACTAATGAGATTTCTAACAAGTATGTTTGATTTTGATTGTGCAGATTCTCTCTTACTTGGTGGGCCTATACTTTTCCAATAGAAAGGAAAACTTAGaaatttgagagagaaaaagattTAGACGTTTAAGAGAACTAAGAGAAAATTATCGATTTTCTTTATGAGTGATAAAGTGATACAAGACCCAACTATTTATACTAAGTGGCTTACATCTAAACTCAATCTGCCACTTGTGTTCACTTGTAACCAAACTATTAACAAAAGACAAAATATgcaactaataaaaaaaataaaatatatctttAAATTTCTTCCTTCCTTCGTGTGTGTGAGAGCTGTAAATTTTCTTAGTATCTCTTACTCTAAACTAATAGTACACAAGTTCTCTGTGAgaaatatttccaaaatataaaCTTGGAAATATAATATTGGTTATATTAATTAGTGTTCGATGTTATATCAATGTGTTGATTTGGTCTATTGGGTAGGCAAGACCTTATGCGACCTCAGTGTACCTGGTTCGAATCtcgtgtttttgtttttttgttcatTAATATGGGAGCCAACGACATGCAACGTATGTGGAACGCACGGAGTAAAACATTTATGAACTTGTCAACATAATCCATTTCAAGTTTTCAACAAAATGAAACGCACGTTCTCAGATGCAACGTACGTGCAACGCACGAGGTAAAAACGCTAGTTAAACAAAAAAGATTAAACTGCACTATTAATCCTCCACGTTTGTCAATCTAACGCCTCTTGAAGAGGTTTCTCAAAGAGATGTTTCTCTTCACCCATGGATGTTAAtgtctctataaatagagatacATGGGCAGAAAATGATATATTCTGATGCACGAAATTGGGATCATACTTATCAATTTCTCTTCCATTTACTTTATATACTAAATCATCATTCACTTCACTAATGCATGAGTGAAGTGTGAGAATCATACTTCTGTAAACTATTATCAAAGATAGGCTTGGTGTGTTAGTGCAAAACatatcaaggaattcaaagtatCCTGAAGGGAATTCGCCGTTCTTCTCTATTGCACCCAATACATAGTAATTGGTGGGGGCGAATTGAACCTAAAGGTTAGTGTGCATACACGCTTTGAATGTTCAAGTGCTTCCGttatcaacatcatcatcagtCCAAGTGTTGCAGCATATTCCCCAACAGAGATTATATCCAACATTCTCATGTTTAATGTTCCTCCTTTCCATGTTCAAAAAATATTCCTTCTTGATCATCTCCAAAAGCTTAATTAAGCCTATTTGAAGCATTGAATTCATGTGATCATCTCCATATGCAGATTACTCAACTTGAAGACACCAGACTATATAAGGTCAATACAAACAAAAATTTAGAAGGATTAAAAGGATGAACAAGCTAGAAATTATGGTATGTTTTGTTTGAGTACATTGAAAAAAGCATTTATAATCATCTTCATGGAAATACTTGGACACACGTCTCCAACCCATTTATCCTCACTACGACTTGAGCTATAATTTACGGAATAAAAATAGTATATTTTTCTAATCAAACAAACAtggtatattttttttgctacatgatatatttaataatcccccataaataaattttatatttgttatgcacttaaataatataataatatgaaAGTTTATTCAATAATAATGACTAAACACATTTTGAAATTTCTAGTTAGTTAAAACGGAGAGAGAGAAGTGTGCTCTCAAGGCCTTCTTTTACTATATGGGTTAGCCTTGCAAGTAGTGTTCCTCGGCCACCATGATACACTCGATGATCTCATCGCATAAAGGCTCCCTGCTTCGTTCAACTCACGCAAACCTAATTTCGTTCTCGCCGTTCCTCTTGTTCTTTCTCTCAAGGTTTGTCTCGATTTTCTCTCACTCCTTCATACAATCTGATTAGGTTTAATCTTGTTTGTTATACTGTCTGTGTTTTCGTAGTCAATTATACGTTCAGTTCTTTCCCCTATCAATTTCGAAAATTTCAATTGCAATTCCATTATCCTGTCTGTCTAGATTTTCGTTGTTAATTTTACTGCTTCAATTATTCTGCTCAACGCGTTCACTAATTTTGATTCTTTCCCAAATTTTGTCATTTAGggttatgttttagtttgatATTATTAGGGTTTGTGATTTTATTTCCAATGTTTTGCTCTATTGTTTTCAACAGATGCAAATCTTACTACGAACCTTGTCCGGTGACTACATCCCTGTCGAGGTGAAGGGTTCTGATTCCATTGACAGCATCAAAGCTAAGATCGAAGAGAAGGAAGGCATCCCAGCTCATATGCAAAGGATTATCTTTGACATCCACGACGTCTCCAAGGAGACCTTGTCACTGAGAACCATCAACCTTGACGACACCATTGACACCATTGATAATGTGAAGGCCAAGATGACCACCAACAGTCAAGTGAAGAAAGccggaggagaagaagaaagcacagaGATAGAGCCAAACAAActtgctgatgatgatgatgattctgatgatgatgatgatgaagaaagcACAGAGATAGAGCCAAACAAActtgctgatgatgatgatgattctgatgatgatgatgatgatgattctgaagAAAGCACAGAGATAGAGCCAAACAAActtgctgatgatgatgattcttatgatgatgattctgatgcaCGTACTGAATGTAGTATTTGCGGATGTCGCTGTGGATGTGGTAGTTTTCTTAACCCTAATAGGGTCTGTATCCATCACTATGAAGAATTAGATCATACTCTTGCGTTTCTGGAAGACAGTGACGATCCCAATGACAAGTTATTGTATCTAAAGCGTAAGGCTCAGTACGATGATTTGATTTTTGATCTTTCGTAAGGCTGGGAAGCAGTTGGAGGATGGCAGGACTTTGGCAGATTACAATATCTAGAAGGAGTCAACCCTGCATCTTGTCCTGCGCCTTTGTGGTGGTTTCTCAAGTGTCAAAGCGCTTTCCTCTTCTGTGTCAGTTCCCTTTGTGCTGGTttccttttgtttcttttatccCAAATCCAGTCTTTGACTTGTAGTTTGCAGCCCCTGTATAGTGGTTGTAACTATGTTCTAATGTTTGTGAACCTGCTTTAATGATTTCATTCCCTTATGTTGAACTTTTAATAGAGTAATGTCATGCTTGTGTTTCATCTAATGTCATGCTTGTGTTTCACTAATGTCATGGGCTCGTTTATTGttgtctcttttcttttggtttgttgcTGGTTTTTGTATGCTCATTTAGCAATTGGTGCTGGCATTATTAACTTCTTAGTGTTGAGACCAAAATGTATCATTCCAAATTGCTATGAACCAAAATGTAGTTGCCTTAGCAAAACCAAATTAAGTTTTGTAGGTAGATCTCTTGGCGTAGATAACTATTGCTAAATATATAACTAGTAGTAATAATCTTAACACTATGACTTGCAGGCAAATGTATTGAGTTTTCCAATATAACTTCCTTTCTGTTAGTTTGGCATCTAAACATGAAGTCCTCAGTTTAGCTCTGCAGATTGTGCTCTTTTGTGATAGTTGAAATTAACACTTCAAATATAAGATATATGCCCTCTTTCCTTTTCATTCTATAAGATATATTCCCTTGAACTTTAAAGGGGTATTTTTGACTTTTCACCATTTTGAGGGGGGTGCGTTTAGCAGGGGGGTGCGTTTAACAATTACCTTCATTATTATAGTGATGCTTCATTGTTCATAAGGAACAATCTTAATGTGGTTCTTTAAATGATTGAATAATCATCAATAAGGAATCTCAGGACTCAGGGGATATTTAAAACTAGcacaaaa from Lotus japonicus ecotype B-129 chromosome 2, LjGifu_v1.2 includes:
- the LOC130736045 gene encoding ubiquitin-NEDD8-like protein RUB2, with translation MQILLRTLSGDYIPVEVKGSDSIDSIKAKIEEKEGIPAHMQRIIFDIHDVSKETLSLRTINLDDTIDTIDNVKAKMTTNSQVKKAGGEEESTEIEPNKLADDDDDSDDDDDEESTEIEPNKLADDDDDSDDDDDDDSEESTEIEPNKLADDDDSYDDDSDARTECSICGCRCGCGSFLNPNRVCIHHYEELDHTLAFLEDSDDPNDKLLYLKRKAQYDDLIFDLS